The following are from one region of the Pseudazoarcus pumilus genome:
- a CDS encoding NAD-dependent succinate-semialdehyde dehydrogenase, whose product MLQAIDPTTGRLVREVAPADAAQVERILAAADGAWRGWRDPGFAKRAQVLRRVAKIMREDVDRLALLMTEEMGKPRKEAVGEVVKAAWAADHYAEHAEAYLAAQQIQSDATRSYVRHEPLGAILGILPWNAPFWLAFRFAAPALMAGNTCVMKHDSHVPGCAAAIAELFEQAGAPAGVFANLPLENPQVEAVIRDERIQAVSFTGSERGGAAVASIAASEIKHAVLELGGSDPAIVLADANLEEAADILTLSRIINAGQSCIAAKRIIVEGAVYDRFVELMRERLAALVTGDPRDERTQVGPIARPDLRDNLHRQVRETIEAGARCLLGGEMPSGEGYFYPVTLLADVTNDMCAAREETFGPVAVLLRASDEADAVRIANDTRYGLAAAVWSTATRGEVVATRLEAGQVAVNGIVKTDPRLPSGGIKRSGFGRELGPHGIHEFVNAKQVWVGPKVE is encoded by the coding sequence ATGCTGCAAGCCATCGACCCGACCACCGGCCGACTCGTGCGCGAAGTGGCGCCCGCCGATGCCGCCCAGGTCGAACGCATCCTCGCCGCGGCCGACGGCGCATGGCGCGGCTGGCGTGACCCCGGTTTCGCCAAGCGTGCGCAAGTGTTGCGCCGCGTCGCGAAGATCATGCGCGAGGACGTGGACCGCCTCGCGCTGCTGATGACCGAGGAAATGGGCAAGCCGCGCAAGGAGGCGGTCGGCGAGGTCGTCAAGGCGGCCTGGGCAGCCGACCACTACGCCGAACACGCGGAAGCCTATCTCGCCGCGCAGCAGATCCAGTCCGACGCCACGCGCAGCTACGTGCGCCATGAGCCGCTGGGCGCGATTCTCGGCATCCTGCCGTGGAATGCGCCGTTCTGGCTGGCCTTTCGCTTCGCAGCCCCCGCGCTGATGGCCGGCAACACCTGCGTCATGAAGCACGACTCGCATGTGCCCGGCTGCGCGGCGGCCATCGCCGAGCTCTTCGAGCAGGCCGGTGCGCCCGCCGGCGTGTTCGCCAATCTGCCGCTGGAAAATCCGCAGGTAGAGGCGGTGATTCGCGACGAGCGCATCCAGGCGGTGTCCTTTACCGGCTCGGAGCGCGGCGGTGCGGCCGTCGCATCGATTGCCGCCTCCGAAATCAAGCACGCGGTGCTGGAGCTGGGCGGCTCGGACCCGGCCATCGTGCTCGCCGACGCCAACCTCGAGGAAGCCGCCGACATCCTCACCCTGTCGCGCATCATCAACGCGGGCCAGAGCTGCATCGCGGCCAAGCGCATCATCGTCGAGGGTGCGGTCTATGATCGCTTCGTCGAGTTGATGCGCGAACGCCTGGCGGCCCTGGTGACGGGCGATCCGCGCGACGAGCGCACCCAGGTCGGCCCGATCGCACGTCCCGACCTGCGCGACAACCTGCACCGCCAGGTGCGCGAGACCATCGAGGCCGGTGCGCGCTGCCTGCTCGGCGGCGAGATGCCCTCGGGCGAGGGCTATTTCTATCCGGTCACGCTGCTGGCCGACGTCACCAACGACATGTGCGCCGCGCGCGAGGAGACCTTCGGCCCGGTCGCGGTGCTGCTGCGCGCGTCCGACGAAGCCGATGCAGTGCGCATCGCCAATGACACGCGCTACGGCCTGGCCGCCGCGGTATGGAGCACGGCCACCCGCGGCGAGGTCGTCGCGACCCGGCTGGAGGCGGGGCAGGTGGCGGTCAATGGCATCGTCAAGACCGACCCGCGCCTGCCCAGTGGCGGCATCAAGCGCTCCGGTTTCGGACGCGAACTGGGGCCGCATGGGATTCATGAGTTCGTCAATGCCAAGCAGGTGTGGGTCGGTCCCAAAGTGGAATAG
- a CDS encoding DsbA family oxidoreductase — translation MPRITLDVWSDYVCPFCYLEFPVFDALRAEFGDDLEIRWRAFELRPEPVPTLEPRGEYLRHAWKHHVYPMAKERGMELYLPSVQPRSRLAFETQRFAQEHGLGTKMHQALFQAFFEHDRDIGSIDELTDIGRALGLNAVRLKFALRNGDYTYGVQADRLEAERLGIGGVPTMLLRMTDGDAQPRLLSGAQPLAALREHVAAMLAAAPRHSTEAAVHPLCRILPEMPVAQPV, via the coding sequence ATGCCCAGAATCACCCTCGACGTCTGGAGCGACTACGTCTGCCCCTTCTGCTACCTGGAATTCCCGGTGTTCGACGCGCTGCGCGCCGAGTTCGGCGACGATCTCGAGATTCGCTGGCGCGCTTTCGAGCTGCGCCCCGAGCCGGTGCCCACGCTCGAGCCACGCGGCGAATACCTGCGCCATGCCTGGAAGCACCACGTCTATCCGATGGCCAAGGAACGCGGCATGGAGTTGTACCTGCCATCCGTGCAGCCGCGCAGCCGCCTGGCGTTCGAGACCCAGCGCTTCGCACAGGAACACGGCCTGGGCACCAAGATGCACCAGGCGCTGTTCCAGGCCTTCTTCGAACATGACCGCGACATCGGCAGCATCGACGAGTTGACCGACATCGGCCGCGCCCTCGGTCTCAACGCCGTCCGCCTGAAGTTCGCACTGCGCAACGGCGACTACACCTACGGCGTACAAGCCGACCGGCTCGAGGCCGAACGCCTCGGCATCGGTGGCGTTCCCACCATGCTGCTGCGCATGACCGACGGCGACGCACAGCCGCGCCTGCTCTCGGGCGCGCAGCCACTGGCCGCGCTGCGCGAACACGTCGCGGCGATGCTCGCGGCGGCACCACGCCACTCCACCGAAGCGGCAGTGCACCCGTTGTGTCGCATCCTGCCTGAAATGCCCGTCGCGCAGCCGGTCTGA
- a CDS encoding hybrid sensor histidine kinase/response regulator yields the protein MGEMHDARRTPADTHLHRILDHTDAVVFWKDADGRYRFVNAEFCRLVGRPVEDILGRGDDEVLPGETAARLRANDAVVLRERRMVSFEEAIDVRGERRTYLVSKFPLPGRDGEPCAVAGVATDITRRKRVEDALRQASLAVSAAHGDAVLPELARLLATLVDADWAFIAVRDHDAARRMHVLASWLDGELRENFDYDLENTPCACVVGQQFRIFPEGLLEQFPRDDGFAELGMQSYAGYPLTDAAGSPLGLIAAVSRRPLADADFVESVMKILAVRASAELARERADRVLRASEEAYRATVEAALDCIVTMDEAGCIRGFNSAAEACFGLDAREAVGRNLAEMLIPERFRAAHRDGMARYLAGAGGPFIGRRVEVTAMRADGEEFPAELSVSVADAPEGRLFVGYLRDITAAKQAEAEHTRLEAQLRQAQKMEAIGHLAGGIAHDFNNILTGIKGYLALAAEHPAAQGDARLARYLEQADAASVRARDLIRQMLTFSRARRGTPRPVALAALAAEMAGFLAPMLPSSVRFDVAVDANDTCVQADPVQLEQVLMNLCINARDALGGCGRMRLTVEPAAPVRGVCASCRSEIDGLHVSLSVADDGPGIAPEVFERMFEPFFTTKEVGQGSGMGLATVHGIVHEHGGHVLVDTGAGRGTRFRVVLPPLAAGAAPELARREGTDVPPDALSGRVLVVDDETLVTGFLAELLSARGLDVAVEQDGEAARARVAIDPFVFDLILSDQTMPRMSGMELARAVRALRADLPVLLMSGRADALDPDTLAAVGVSALLHKPVEPEALFAAIARWLDSQDDGVRAQRQGGVQST from the coding sequence ATGGGCGAAATGCATGATGCGCGGCGCACACCTGCGGATACCCACCTGCACCGCATCCTCGATCACACCGACGCGGTGGTGTTCTGGAAGGACGCGGACGGGCGCTACCGTTTCGTCAACGCCGAGTTTTGCCGGCTGGTCGGTCGCCCGGTCGAAGACATCCTCGGCCGTGGCGACGACGAGGTCCTGCCCGGCGAGACGGCCGCGCGCCTGCGTGCCAACGATGCCGTGGTGCTGCGCGAACGGCGCATGGTCAGTTTCGAGGAAGCGATCGACGTGCGCGGCGAGCGGCGCACCTATCTGGTCAGCAAGTTTCCGTTGCCGGGACGCGACGGCGAACCGTGCGCGGTGGCCGGCGTGGCTACCGACATCACGCGGCGCAAGCGCGTCGAAGATGCGCTGCGGCAAGCCTCGCTGGCCGTGTCGGCCGCACATGGCGATGCGGTGCTGCCCGAGCTGGCGCGCCTGCTCGCCACGCTGGTCGACGCCGACTGGGCCTTCATCGCCGTGCGCGACCACGACGCGGCCCGTCGCATGCACGTGCTTGCCTCGTGGCTGGACGGCGAGCTGCGCGAGAACTTCGACTACGACCTCGAGAACACGCCCTGCGCCTGCGTTGTCGGCCAGCAGTTCCGCATCTTCCCGGAAGGACTGCTGGAGCAGTTTCCGCGCGACGACGGATTCGCCGAGCTGGGCATGCAGAGCTACGCCGGCTACCCGCTCACCGATGCGGCGGGCAGTCCGCTGGGGCTGATCGCGGCCGTGTCGCGCCGCCCGCTGGCCGACGCCGATTTCGTCGAATCGGTGATGAAGATCCTCGCCGTGCGCGCTTCGGCGGAACTGGCGCGCGAGCGCGCCGACCGCGTCTTGCGCGCCTCGGAGGAGGCCTACCGTGCCACCGTCGAGGCCGCGCTCGACTGCATCGTGACGATGGACGAGGCCGGCTGCATCCGCGGCTTCAACTCGGCCGCCGAGGCCTGCTTCGGGCTCGACGCGCGCGAGGCCGTCGGCCGCAACCTGGCCGAGATGCTGATTCCGGAGCGCTTTCGCGCCGCCCACCGCGACGGCATGGCACGCTATCTGGCCGGCGCCGGCGGGCCCTTCATCGGCCGCCGCGTCGAGGTCACGGCGATGCGCGCCGACGGCGAGGAGTTCCCGGCCGAGTTGTCGGTGTCGGTCGCCGACGCGCCCGAGGGGCGCCTCTTCGTCGGTTATCTGCGCGATATCACCGCCGCCAAGCAGGCCGAGGCCGAACACACCCGGCTCGAGGCGCAGCTGCGACAGGCGCAGAAGATGGAAGCCATCGGCCATCTCGCCGGCGGCATCGCGCATGACTTCAACAACATCCTGACCGGCATCAAGGGCTATCTCGCGCTCGCCGCCGAACACCCGGCCGCGCAGGGCGACGCGCGCCTGGCGCGCTATCTGGAGCAGGCCGACGCCGCGAGCGTGCGTGCGCGCGACCTGATCCGCCAGATGCTCACCTTCAGCCGCGCACGCCGCGGCACACCGCGCCCGGTGGCACTGGCCGCGCTGGCGGCCGAGATGGCGGGCTTTCTCGCGCCGATGCTGCCCTCGTCGGTGCGTTTCGATGTCGCTGTCGACGCCAACGACACCTGCGTGCAGGCCGATCCGGTACAGCTCGAGCAGGTGCTGATGAACCTGTGCATCAACGCGCGCGACGCGCTGGGCGGGTGCGGGCGCATGCGGCTGACCGTCGAGCCGGCCGCGCCGGTGCGCGGAGTGTGCGCATCGTGCCGCAGTGAGATCGACGGCCTGCATGTGTCGCTGAGCGTCGCCGACGACGGCCCCGGCATCGCGCCGGAGGTATTCGAGCGCATGTTCGAGCCCTTCTTCACCACCAAGGAGGTTGGTCAGGGCAGCGGCATGGGGCTGGCCACCGTGCACGGCATCGTGCACGAGCATGGCGGCCACGTGCTGGTCGACACGGGCGCCGGGCGCGGCACCCGTTTTCGCGTCGTCCTGCCCCCGCTGGCGGCCGGCGCCGCGCCCGAGCTCGCGCGTCGGGAGGGCACGGACGTGCCGCCCGATGCCCTGTCCGGCCGCGTGCTGGTCGTCGACGACGAGACGCTGGTCACCGGCTTTCTCGCCGAGTTGCTTTCCGCGCGCGGCCTCGACGTCGCCGTCGAGCAAGACGGCGAGGCCGCGCGCGCACGCGTCGCCATCGACCCCTTCGTCTTCGACCTGATCCTCAGCGACCAGACCATGCCGCGCATGAGCGGCATGGAACTGGCGCGTGCCGTACGCGCGCTGCGCGCCGACCTGCCTGTGCTGCTGATGAGCGGGCGCGCCGACGCCCTCGACCCCGATACGCTCGCCGCCGTCGGCGTGAGCGCGCTGCTGCACAAGCCGGTGGAGCCGGAGGCGTTGTTCGCGGCGATCGCGCGCTGGCTCGACTCGCAGGACGATGGGGTGAGGGCCCAGCGGCAGGGCGGTGTTCAGTCCACGTAG
- a CDS encoding AMP nucleosidase, protein MLTEPPYIAPAEYDDADAALARVTEIYEANTAWLREALQRFVAGEDLDRHVRACYPFVRVRVDTVARPDSRLAFGFVAGTGVFETTLTRPDLFADYYREQFELLIANHGVKLEVGTGTQPIPVHFALGGAEHFDGTLDVARRQRMRDLFDLPNLAAMDDGIANGTYEPAPGHPAPLALFTAPRVDYSLQRLRHYAGSDAEHFQNFVLFTNYQFYIDEFVKLGRALMTQSDDAHGYEAFVEPGNVVTRRAGLPAQPRDALGVAPPRMPQMPAYHLVRGDRAGITMVNIGVGPANAKTITDHIAVLRPHAWLMLGHCAGLRTTQKLGDYVLAHGYVREDHVLDEDLPPWVPIPALAEIQLALEAAVAEVTQLSGYELKRIMRTGTVASTDNRNWELLPSHGNPSAPERRFSQSRAVALDMESATVAANGFRFRVPYGTLLCVSDKPLHGEIKLPGMADTFYRERVDQHLRIGLRTVELLREQGMARLHSRKLRSFAEVAFQ, encoded by the coding sequence ATGCTCACCGAACCGCCCTACATCGCCCCTGCCGAATACGACGACGCCGATGCCGCACTCGCGCGCGTGACCGAGATCTACGAGGCCAACACCGCCTGGCTGCGCGAGGCGCTGCAGCGCTTCGTCGCCGGCGAGGATCTCGACCGCCATGTGCGCGCCTGCTACCCGTTCGTGCGGGTACGCGTCGACACCGTGGCGCGACCCGACTCGCGCCTGGCCTTCGGCTTCGTCGCAGGCACCGGCGTGTTCGAGACCACGCTGACGCGTCCGGATCTCTTCGCCGATTACTACCGTGAACAGTTCGAACTGCTGATCGCCAACCACGGCGTCAAGCTCGAGGTCGGAACCGGTACACAGCCGATTCCCGTGCATTTCGCGCTGGGCGGCGCGGAGCACTTCGACGGCACGCTCGACGTGGCGCGTCGCCAGCGCATGCGCGACCTGTTCGACCTGCCCAATCTGGCCGCGATGGACGACGGCATCGCCAACGGCACCTACGAGCCCGCGCCCGGCCACCCGGCGCCACTTGCGCTGTTCACGGCGCCGCGCGTCGACTACTCGCTGCAGCGACTGCGCCACTACGCCGGCAGCGACGCCGAGCACTTCCAGAACTTCGTGCTGTTCACCAACTACCAGTTCTACATCGACGAGTTCGTCAAGCTCGGCCGCGCGCTGATGACGCAGAGCGACGACGCGCACGGCTACGAAGCCTTCGTCGAACCAGGCAACGTCGTCACGCGCCGCGCCGGGCTGCCCGCACAGCCGCGCGACGCGCTCGGTGTCGCGCCGCCGCGCATGCCGCAGATGCCGGCCTACCATCTGGTGCGCGGCGACCGCGCCGGCATCACCATGGTGAATATCGGCGTCGGGCCGGCCAACGCCAAGACCATCACCGATCACATCGCCGTGCTGCGCCCCCATGCCTGGCTGATGCTGGGCCATTGCGCCGGCCTGCGTACCACGCAGAAGCTGGGCGACTACGTGCTGGCCCACGGCTACGTGCGCGAGGACCATGTGCTCGACGAAGACCTGCCGCCGTGGGTGCCCATCCCGGCGCTGGCCGAAATCCAGCTCGCGCTGGAAGCGGCCGTGGCCGAAGTCACGCAACTGTCGGGCTATGAACTCAAGCGCATCATGCGCACCGGCACCGTCGCCAGCACCGACAACCGCAACTGGGAATTGCTTCCCTCGCACGGCAACCCGTCCGCGCCCGAGCGTCGCTTCAGCCAGAGCCGCGCGGTGGCGCTGGACATGGAATCGGCCACCGTCGCCGCCAACGGCTTTCGCTTCCGCGTGCCCTACGGCACCTTGCTGTGCGTCAGCGACAAGCCGCTGCACGGCGAGATCAAGCTGCCGGGCATGGCCGACACCTTCTACCGCGAGCGCGTCGACCAGCATCTGCGCATCGGCCTGCGCACCGTCGAACTGCTGCGCGAGCAGGGCATGGCCCGACTGCACAGCCGCAAGCTGCGCAGCTTCGCCGAGGTCGCGTTCCAGTAA
- a CDS encoding NAD(P)H-dependent oxidoreductase — protein MSLHRKLLQREAEGRPIRVGLIGAGKFGAMYVAQIPRTPGVHLAGIADLDVPGARANLERVGWPEERHCAASLDDALELGTTFVSEDWQALVRHPAIDVIVECTGHPIAAVDHCLEAFAHGKHVVNVTVEADAFCGPALAQRAAKAGVVYSLAFGDQPALICDLVDWARTCGFPVVAAGRGHKWLPHFAQSTPDTVWGYYGLTPEQAARGGLNPKMFNSFLDGSKPAIESTAVSNATGLTVPGDGLLYPPASVEDIPYVTRPQDEGGVLERKGMVEVISCLEKDGRTIPYDIRMGVWVTVEGETEYVRNCFEEYNAHTDPSGRYFTLYKRWHLIGLEVGMSVASVALRGEATGVATCWNADVVAQAKKDLAPGETLDGEGGYTVVGKLLPADKSRAIGGLPLGLAHDIQVTRPVKQGECLSWDDVRVDDTTRAYAVRREMEAQIG, from the coding sequence ATGTCTCTACACCGGAAGCTTCTGCAACGCGAGGCCGAAGGCCGCCCGATCCGCGTCGGCCTGATCGGTGCGGGCAAGTTCGGCGCGATGTATGTCGCGCAGATTCCGCGCACGCCCGGCGTGCATCTGGCCGGCATCGCGGATCTCGACGTGCCCGGCGCACGCGCCAACCTCGAACGCGTGGGCTGGCCCGAGGAGCGCCATTGCGCGGCATCGCTCGACGACGCGCTCGAACTCGGCACCACCTTCGTCTCCGAGGACTGGCAGGCGCTGGTGCGTCACCCGGCCATCGACGTCATCGTCGAATGCACCGGCCACCCGATCGCCGCCGTGGACCACTGCCTTGAGGCCTTCGCCCACGGCAAGCACGTGGTCAACGTCACCGTCGAGGCCGACGCCTTCTGCGGCCCGGCGCTGGCGCAGCGCGCCGCCAAGGCCGGCGTCGTGTATTCGCTGGCCTTCGGCGACCAACCCGCGCTGATCTGCGACCTGGTCGACTGGGCACGCACCTGCGGCTTCCCGGTGGTCGCTGCCGGGCGTGGCCACAAGTGGCTGCCGCACTTCGCGCAATCCACACCCGACACCGTGTGGGGCTACTACGGCCTCACGCCGGAGCAGGCCGCGCGCGGCGGGCTCAACCCCAAGATGTTCAACAGCTTCCTCGACGGCTCCAAGCCGGCCATCGAGTCCACTGCGGTGTCCAACGCCACGGGGCTCACGGTCCCCGGCGACGGCCTGCTCTACCCGCCCGCCAGCGTCGAGGACATCCCCTACGTCACGCGTCCGCAGGACGAGGGCGGCGTGCTCGAGCGCAAGGGCATGGTCGAGGTGATCTCGTGTCTGGAGAAGGACGGTCGCACCATCCCCTACGACATCCGCATGGGCGTGTGGGTGACGGTGGAAGGCGAAACCGAATACGTGCGCAATTGCTTCGAGGAATACAACGCCCACACCGACCCGTCTGGCCGCTACTTCACGCTCTACAAGCGCTGGCATCTGATCGGGCTGGAAGTGGGCATGTCGGTCGCCAGCGTCGCGCTGCGCGGGGAGGCCACGGGGGTCGCGACCTGCTGGAACGCCGATGTCGTCGCCCAGGCCAAGAAGGATCTCGCGCCGGGCGAGACGCTCGACGGCGAAGGCGGCTACACCGTGGTCGGCAAACTGCTGCCGGCCGACAAGTCCCGCGCCATCGGCGGCCTGCCGCTGGGGCTGGCACACGACATCCAGGTAACCCGGCCGGTGAAACAGGGCGAATGCCTCAGTTGGGACGACGTACGGGTGGACGACACGACCCGGGCGTACGCAGTGAGGCGGGAGATGGAAGCACAGATCGGCTAG
- a CDS encoding response regulator has translation MAGAGRILLVDDDVDIRRMLAEYFGSHGFDVIEAGSGVEMRERLADSVPDVALLDVRLPGEDGFSLLRYLRERHAMGVLMVTGAGEVVDRIVGLELGADDYVAKPFEPRELLARVKSVMRRMGESAAPPVGEAPSAPLAVGACRLDLASRRLFGADGAEIALTAMEFDLLRAFVERPERVLSRDDLLNLTRNRDWEPFDRSIDIRIARLRRKIEPDPEHPRLIRTVRGAGYMYVPGA, from the coding sequence ATGGCAGGCGCGGGACGCATCCTGCTCGTCGACGACGATGTCGATATCCGCCGCATGCTCGCCGAGTATTTCGGCAGCCACGGCTTCGACGTGATCGAGGCTGGCAGCGGCGTCGAGATGCGCGAGCGGCTCGCCGACTCGGTACCCGACGTCGCGCTGCTCGACGTGCGCCTGCCAGGCGAGGACGGCTTCTCGCTGCTGCGCTATCTGCGCGAGCGTCATGCGATGGGCGTGCTGATGGTCACCGGCGCCGGCGAGGTGGTCGACCGCATCGTCGGCCTGGAACTGGGCGCGGACGATTACGTCGCCAAGCCCTTCGAGCCGCGCGAACTGCTCGCCCGCGTCAAGAGCGTGATGCGCCGCATGGGCGAGTCCGCCGCGCCGCCGGTCGGCGAGGCGCCTTCCGCACCGCTGGCGGTGGGTGCGTGTCGGCTGGATCTGGCTTCGCGCCGGCTGTTCGGCGCCGACGGCGCCGAGATCGCGCTGACCGCGATGGAGTTCGACTTGCTGCGCGCCTTCGTCGAACGGCCCGAGCGCGTGCTCAGCCGCGACGATCTGCTCAACCTCACGCGCAACCGCGACTGGGAGCCCTTCGACCGCTCCATCGACATCCGCATCGCGCGCCTGCGCCGCAAGATCGAGCCCGACCCCGAGCATCCGCGCCTGATCCGCACCGTGCGCGGCGCCGGCTACATGTACGTGCCGGGCGCCTGA